A stretch of DNA from Puniceicoccaceae bacterium:
TGGTGGCACCTGTAACGTGAAGTATGCAGTCGTTGCGTATTGTGGTGATGACTCCCTTGATACAGACTACGGCTGGAATGGATCCGTGCAGTTTGCCTTTGTCATTCAATCCGACGTTCCCGACAATGGAGACCAGGGAGCGGAACAGGACGGTGGACAGGATGCCGATGATGATGAACCGTTCGGAATGCCGCAGTTTTACAACGTAACCATGATCGGAGATGGATTCCAATCCGCCGATGGTGGCACCCGCGCAGCAATCTGGCGCGACAATGCAGCCAATGGATACACCAATTCCATTTTTACCGATTTCTCCGGCAGTGCATTTGCGTTTGAGTCCCGCGCAGCTGTAACCAACTCCTATGACCGCCTTCTCGCTGGTGATCTGAAGCTGCGCAACAACATTGTCGGTGTTTTTGGAACCGGAAATACCTGGGAACAGCTTGTGCGCATTGATGATCAGAACGATGGTCACTTGGATCTGAACGCTGCCCTGAACGATGCGCTCGCGATAATTGCTGACGGTGGCAACGTTCTGGCAAACCCACGCATTGCCTTCATCAGCCGTGACCGCGCTCAGGCCCTCAACCCACGTGCATCCAATCCAGCCGTCACGAGTGATCTTTTCCCTGTCGACGTGCGTGATCCATTCCTCAAACAAACATCGTACAAGGGTGCATTTGATCCCTCTGCAGATGTTCCACTCTGGACCGACGGATGGAGCGCGCTCTATCGTCTCGGATACACAGCTCGCTGATTTCCTGCCTTCTTCAACCTTAATAAAAGAGACTGCTCACAAGGCAGTCTCTTTTTCATTTTTCCAGAAATCTTCCTTTTTGCTTCAGCATGGGAGATGCTCATACACCGCAACACATCGAGCGACACCCCAAGCTTCAATCCTGCTTCAAGCTACACCGACGAGGAATCGAAATCCCATTTCAGATCTCATCGAGCATTGTGAAACTCCACATTCTGCTTTCCCCTTTGCTGGCACCCTGCTAGTGTCTCCCCATGCCAGAACGCATTGTTTACGCTGAACATGGGAAACCCTCAGAGGTTTTAAAACACGAATCGTTTGACCTGCCCGAACTGCGCGAGGGTGAAGTAATGATCGAACTCTGCTTCGCCAACATCAATCCTTCGGATATGGGCATGATCGGCGGGAGCTACGGCACCCTGCCTGAGTTGCCGGCCATTCCCGGGCGCGAGGGCGTCGGTCGCATCAGCAGCGTTCACGCTTCCGTAAAACACGTCAAACCCGGTGATTTGGTGCGCATTCCTGCTGCAAGCGGTGCCTGGCAGTCTCACATCGTGGCCGACGCGTCCGAACTTTGGGTTCTTCCGGAGGGCATCGATGCCCAGCAGGCGGCCATGCTGTTCGTCAATCCCCCGACCGCCCTCATGCTGCTCGAGCAATTTGTGGATTTGCAGCCAGGTGACTGGATTATTCAAAATGCTGCAAACTCCCAGGTCGGACTCTGGGTGATCCAACTCGCGAAAGCAAGGGGGCTGCACACGCTCAATGTCGTACGCCGGGAGGGCCTTGAAGAGGAACTCAAGAATCTCGGTGCCGACCACGTCATCGTCGACGGCCCTGACTACCCCAAGTCCATTCGGGCACTCACCGGTGGTGCAAAACCGCGACTGGCCCTGAACTCCGTAGGCGGTGAGAGCGTCATCCAGATGATCAAGACGCTTGCTGATGGCGGTGTTTGTGTGACCTTTGGAGGCATGGTGGGTGATCCCGTTCGCTTCCCCACCCGCTTCCTGATCTTCAATGACATCCAGCTGCGCGGCTTCTGGATGGACAAATGGATGCGCACCCATCAGGAGCAGGAAATTCGCGCACTCTATGAACGCGTCTTTGACGCTGTCCTGCACTCAGGAATCACCACTCCAGTCGAAGCAGTGTACTCCCTGTGCGATGTTCAATCCGCACTGCTTGCCTTTCAAAAACCACGCTTGGGCAAAATTCTGCTCCAGCCCTGAAAGAAGCGAATCAAAGTACCCCCAACTCATAACACGGGTTCCTGGAACTCTTGCATTCAAGAGTTCCATTGACGCCAGGGTACGAACTCCCTAAGTAACTTGAGCTTGTCCGGCAAACAAGGCTCGCAATGCACTTGACTCCGGACTGTTCCATTTTTTGAACCCTTTCCCATAAAGATGTTCTAACATCAGAGTTCGCACTCCGCGACACACAGACACCGAACTATGGAAACCGCAAGCAAGAGCATTCAGGAAATCAACGAACTCGTGCAGAAGTCATCGCTTTGGGTGACCCCGCTCAAAAACGAAATGAAACGGGTCATTGTCGGCCAGGATCGCCTCGTCGAACGCCTGATCATCGGTCTGCTGGCAAACGGCCACATTCTGCTCGAAGGAGTTCCGGGACTGGCAAAAACCCTGGCCCTTAAAACCTTGGCCACCGCCATACGCACGGATTTCAAGCGCATCCAGTTCACCCCGGACATGCTGCCCGCCGACATCATCGGAACTGAAATCTATAACCCGAAGGATGTGCAGTTCATCATCAAGCACGGACCCGTCTTTACCAATTTTGTGCTCGCTGACGAGATCAATCGCGCCCCCGCAAAGGTGCAGAGTGCGCTGCTCGAAGCCATGCAGGAACGCCAGGTCACCATCGGGGAAAACTCATTCAAACTGCCCGATCCCTTTCTGGTGATGGCGACCCAAAACCCCATCGAACAGGAAGGCACTTATCCTCTCCCCGAAGCACAGGTCGACCGCTTCATGCTCAAGGTCACGGTTTCTCACCCTTCTCCCTCCGAAGAACGGCTGATTCTCGACCGCATGGGCACATCAGATGCCAAAACCGATGTCAATGTGGTCATGTCGGGCGATGATATCGTTGCCTCGCGCAAGGTCGTGAACGAAATCTTCATGGATGACAAGGTTAAGGATTACATTGTCGCCATCATTCATGCCACCCGGGATCCCGCCCACTACGGTCTGAAGATCAAGGACCTCATCCTCAATGGAGCTTCCCCACGCGGTACCATCAGTATGACGCTTGCCAGTCGCGCTGCAGCTTTTCTCAATGGCCGTGGATTTGTCACTCCCGAAGATGTCAAAACCGTCGCAATGGATGTGCTTCGGCATCGTATTTCCATCTCCTATGAAGCCGAAGCAGAGGGTATCAGCTCGGAAAATCTGGTCACTCAGATTCTCGACACCATTCCGGTTCCCTGATCCAGGCGAAAACGTCTGTTTTTCCTGATCGAGACCAAATTTCATGGGTAGCGAAACCATCAACTCTGCCGAAAAAACACGAGAAATCCTTCAGCGCGTTCATCAGATCGAGCTGAAGACCAATCGCCTCGTGAACGACACTCTGGCGGGTCAGTATCACTCCGCATTCAAGGGTCAGGGCATGAATTTTGATGAGGTGCGCGAGTATCAGGCAGGGGATGAAGTCAAAAACATCGACTGGAATGTGACCGCGCGCACCGGGCGGCCCTTCGTCAAACAGTTTGTCGAGGAGCGTGAACTCACGATCATGCTCATGATTGATGTCAGCGCATCCGGCACCTTCGGTTCATCAGAACAGAGCAAGCGCGATCTCGCGGCTGAGCTGGGGTCCATGTTTGCATTTTCCGCCATTCGCAACCGGGACAAGGTAGGCCTCATCCTGTTCTCCGATCACATCGAGCACTATCTTCCGCCCCGCAAGGGAAACAACCATGTATTGCGGGTCATTCGTGATATTCTGTTCTTCCAACCCAAGGGTCGCGGTACGGACATTGGTGCTGCGCTCGACCACGCCAATCGCATGCTTCACCGCAATGCCGTCATGGTCTTGATCTCGGATTTCATGGTGAACCCACCCTATCGCGAGAAACTTGACCGACTCATGCGAAAAATGGACATCACCAACCGCAAGCATGATCTCATTGCGATTGCCATTTCCGATCCGGTAGAGCGGGAGATTCCGCCCTGCGGCTATCTGGCCCTTCAGGATATCGAGACTGGAGAACAGGTTTTTCTCAATACAAGGGATCGCAAAGTCCTTGATCACTATGCGCGACTGAACCGCGAACGCTTTGAACATCTCGATACTCAGTTGAAGAAAAAACGAATTGACCGTCTGCACATCACCACAGGCCAACCTTACCTGAAGGAAATCTATAAGTTCTTCAAAATTCGCACACAGCGCCGTTCGTGAACGATTGAGGATCCACGATATGTTACGACACCACATCAACACCAGTCAACCGCGCCCATCTTTGCGCCTTCTGCTCTTGCTGTGTGCATGGTCCTTGCTCTCCACTGTTGCCCAGGCCCAGGTTATCCTGCCACCCGATCCCGACGCTCATCAAGTTCCAGCCACTCCGGTGAATCCAGGTTCTCGCCCAACGCTCCCGGCAATGAGCCAGCCCTGGAACCCGGGAACGTTGGGCAATCCCACATCGGCCCCGCTCAGCGATCTGCTGGGAGAAGCCACTCTCGTTCCTCCCAAAGAAATTCTGCGCCTTCCCCCACTCTGGCCCTACTACCTCGGCGTGTCGCTTGTCGGACTATTCCTGCTTGCGGCATTGGTGTTCTGGTTGATCCGGCGCAATCGACGCCCACGCCCCATACCCGTCATTCCATCTGACGTTCGCGCCCTGAACGCACTAGAGTCCCTTCGCGAACTCATTCGTGAATCACGCGCCCGAGAGTTTTCCTATCAGGCTTCTGAGATTATCCGAGGTTACATCGAAGATCGCTTTGACCTGAGCGCACGTAACCGCACGACTCGCGAATTTTTGAGTCAGGGACTCAATGAGGCGCGCGGCATTTCTCAACAACATCACGAGTCCCTGCAACAATTTCTCCAATACTGTGACCTCGCCAAATTTGCCAGACAGCTCCTGACACCCGAACAAATGGAAGCCATGTTTCAGAGCGCCGCTGGATTCATTCGCGACACACGCCCGTCCATCATGGCTGCGCCCGATGCAACCCCATCTTCTGAGCGCCGAAAGGAGGTGCATGCATCATCATGATACGCCTGCTACATCCCGAATGGCTCTGGTTGTTGGCCTTGCTTCCGCTGCTTGCCTTTTTTGTGGGGCGTCAAGCGTCGACTTCTGCGCTGCTGTTTCCCAGCACTGATATTGCTGCAGCAGTTGGCAGGCGCAGTCACCACAATCCTTTTCGCTGGCTGACCCGCCTCCGCTTCCTTGCGCTCGCACTGCTGGTCATCGCGCTGGCACGCCCCCAATTGGGACGCACCCAGTCGGAGATCAGTGCATCCGGTGTTGACATCGTTCTCGCACTCGATCTTTCGACCTCCATGAATGCACTCGATTTTCGTCTCAAGGGACGAGAGGTCCGGCGCATCGACGCAGTGAAATCCGCTGTGGAACAGTTTGTCAGGGACCGTACTGATGATCGCCTCGCACTGCTCGCCTTTGCGGCAAAACCCTACCTGCTCAGCCCGCTCACGCTCGATCATGAATTTATCCTCGATCGACTCTACAGTGTCGACACGGGTGTGATTGAAGACGGAACCGCCATTGGAACCGCCCTCGCACGATCTGTTCGCCTGATGGCAGATCGGGATGTGAAGAGTCGCGTTGTCATCCTGCTCACGGATGGAGAAAATAACCGGGGTCGAATCAATCCCCTCCAGGCTGCAGAAATCGCGCAAACCCTCAATACGCGGGTCTACACCATTGGTGCAGGTTCCCGCGGCCTCGCGCGTGTTATGGTCAAGGACTCACTCGGTCGCGATGTCGTGGTCCGCCAGCAGGTTCAAATCGATGAAGATACCCTGAAAAAAATTGCAGACATGACAGGAGGCAGCTATTTCCGGGCAACCGATCTCGATGAACTCCAGTCCGTCTACCAAACCATTGATTCACTCGAGAAAACAACCCGCACACTTCAGGGGTTCAGCGTCGAAAAGGAACTCTTTCCCTACTTTTTGTTTGCCGCATTGTTCCTGATCCTTCTTGAAATCCTGCTGTCCCAAACCCGACTGATCAAACTTCCATGAGTGTGATGAATCTACAGTTTCAACACCCTTGGTGGCTGCTCGCCACGCTGCCTGTGGCGGTGGCAGTTTTTCTGATCTTCCGCTGGGGTAATTTGCGGAGACGGGCAAGCCTCGACATCCTGCTCCATCGAGGTCTGCACCAGCGCTTTACTCAACAGGTTTCTGTGCGCATGCGTCGACTCAAGCAAGGGATTCTACTGATCAGTGTCGTTCTCATCGTGTTTGCTTTGGCGCGCCCGCAGCTTGGTTACAACTGGGAAGAAAGCCCTCTGGAGACCACCGACCTGCTGATTGCATTGGATACCTCGCGCAGCATGCTCGCACCGGACCTCAAGCCCAATCGTCTTGCCCGGGCAAAACTCGAGATCGAAACCTTTGTCAGACAGTTGACTGGTGTACGCATCGGCCTCATCCCTTTTGCAGGGGATGCCTTTCTCTGGTGCCCCCTTACCTATGACACAGAGACCTTTCTCGACACACTTCGCAACGTTGACGTGGGCATCATTCCTACAGGAGGAACTAATTTACTCTCTGCTGTGGATACCGCCGAACGCTCCTTCCTTGGAGAGGCTGGAGGAACGAAGATCATGGTGCTGATCACCGATGGCGAGAATCTCCAGGGACAGATTGATGAGCGATTGCCCGCCTTTTCCCGCAAGAGATGGGTGATTCACACCATCGGAATCGGAACTGAAGAGGGAGAACTGATCCCCATCCAGCGCGAGGATGGCAGCACCTCGTTTGTCACGGATGCAGAGGGAAATGTGGTGAAGAGCAAACTCGATTCCCACACCCTCTCGACGATTGCCCAGCAAACGGGTGGCACCTACCATGCACTCGGTCAGGGTGGACAGGGCCTGTATGACCTGTTCAACAATGTGTTGCGCGAGCAACTCGAAGCGAAGGAAGAATCCCGTCTTCGCAAAATACCAATCGAACGCTACGCCTGGGTCGTTGCCTTGCTGTTGGCCTTGCTGACGACAGAACTGTTGCTCCGTGACCGTCGCAACAAATTTCGACGCCAGTCGAATACAATGCTCTTGCTGTTGTCATTGATGATGCTCACACCCGCTTTCGAACCTCATTCACTTTCTGCCTCCCCCGCGCGGGATGCACAGAAGGCCTACAGTCGTGGTGATTTCGTAACAGCAGAGCAGCTATATCAGGAGGCTGTTCAAAACGATCCTGGTCGCCTCAAGATGCAATACAACCTTGGGGTCAGCGCGCTTCGGAATGAAAATTTCTCAGTTGCCAAACAGGCCTTTGACAACGCCCTCCAGTCGAGCGATCTCGATCTTCAGCAGTCCGCCTACTACAATCGCGCAAATACACTCTACCAGCTCGGTCGTGCCGAGCTCGATACCAAACCTCAACACACTGTCGAGCACTGGGAAAAAGCCGTCCAGGACTACGAGCGCGCGCTTGCTTTGAACTCCGAAGACTTTGATGCTCAAGCCAACAAATCCGAAGTGGAGCGGTTGCTCGAGCAACTCAAGGAATTGCTCAAACAACAAAATCCTCCCCAGGACTCGGATGGCTCGGAAAATTCTGAGAATTCGGACGAAAACCAGAACTCGGAATCGGACTCCTCCGACTCGTCACAGGATCAGCAGTCCGGAGAAAACAGCGGCGAATCATCTCCTAGCGACTCTTCTGATTCGGGCGAGTCATCTGCAAACGAATCATCCGGTGATCAGCAGGATTCCTCCGAATCACAACCCTCCCAGTCCCCTCAAGATCCATCAGAACCCGAAGACAGCGCCAGTCAGTCTGAACCCGATCAGCAGGACTCCGCTGGTCAAGAACCTGATGCCAATACCGGAGAATCCCAGGGAGACACACCGCAGGGTGCCGAATCTGCCCCTTCCGAGTCCGAACCACAACCTTCCCCATCCGCTTCGCAAGCATCTCCATCTGGAGGTGATGAACAGGAGAATCCACGTGAGACCGAAGCCTTGCGCCTCCTGGAATCTCTCAAAAACGAAGATGGAGATGCGCCGCAGTTGCTCTTTCGCATGCAAAACCCCGAGGCGGAAGAAGAAAGCCCTGAAATGGATTGGTAATGATCTCCCGATTGCAATCAGTTTTAAGATACGCTGTGCTGAGACGCATGACTGCTCCCTTACTCGCAGCAGCGTTCACATGCTTGCTGACCACAACACTGATGGCCAATGCAAGTGTGCAGGCAGTGCTTTCCGCCGATACGATTCCGGTGGGAGGTTACACACAGTTGACCCTTCAGGTGAACGGGAGCAATCGCGCGGATGTTGATCTGCCCAATGTGGACGGTATCATTCTCCGAAATTCCGGAACATCCCAGAGTACTTCAATTGTCAATGGCCAGGTGACTCGCTCTGCCACCATTCGCATCACCGTGCTCGGAGAAAGGCAGGGTACCTTCACGATTCCACCCATCCCCGTTACCGTGAATGACGAAGTCATTGAAACCCGCCCTCTGACGCTTCGGGTTGACGACAACCTTGCACAATCAAACCCGAATGCGCGCGCCTCCCAACAGAACCCCTCCGACTCACTGACAGCGGAGGACATTCGCCGCATTGCACGCGTCGAAATCGAAGTGCCCTCCCATACGGTTTACATCGGCCAGAGCGTTCCGCTTCAGGTAGAACTCTGGGTAAACACTGCCCACAGGTTCGATAATCTCGCTGCACCCTCAGTGCGGACCGAAGCCATCCTCATGGAGTCACTCGGGCAAGACTTTCAGCGAACGATTGAATATGAGGGCAACGAGCGGTTTGAGGTCTATCGCTGGTCTTCTGAATTTTCTCCCATCGAACCCGGAAATCTGTCGCTGCAGTTTGCAACCGAGGTATCGCTCCTGGTGCGCGCCCGCCGGGCCACCAGTGCCTTTGACAGCATTTTCGATTCCGATTTTTTCTCTCCGTCCCATCGTCGCATCCCCTTGCTCATCCAATCACAACCGCTCGAAATGGAGGTCAGGAAACTGCCCTCCGGCGCACCCCATTCCTTCACAGGTGCCATCGGAAATTTCACACTGAAAAGCACAGCAAGTCCGCTTGAGGTGGAACAGGGAGACCCAATTACACTCGATATTGTCATCTCGGGAGAAGGAAATTTTGATCGGGTCAATCACTCTGGCCTTCAAAATCCCAAGGGTTTCCGAACCTACCAGCCAGAAGAGCAGTGGGAGCCAGATTCCACAAACCCGCGCAGAGGACGCAAGAACTTCAAGCAAGCCATCATTCCAAGCGATCCTGGCATTACAGAAATTCCCCCAGTGAGCTTCAGTTATTTTAATCCCGAGCGTGCAGAATATGAGACCTTGCAGACCGAACCCATCACGATTTCCGTCAGTGGAACAGCTCAGTCTGCAACCGAATCTCCTCGTGAGCGCCAGCAGGCTGGCAGTGGTCTCATACGCATCGAGTCCGACGGATGGATTCCTCTGCAGCTTGAACTCGATCCTGCCGCAGCATCCCTGCGCCCCATATCCATGAATAAAGCCGTATGGCTGCTCCCCATAGGTGGTCCCGTCGTCCTTCTCGCCTTGTGCTGGGTGCTTCCATTCTGGATTCAAAATCAGCGCCAGAGTCGCGAAAATCGTTTCAACGAACTCAAGCGAACACTGCGTTCCATCGACAAATCGCTCGCAACTGCAAAACAAGACCAGCAAGCAGGTGTCTATGTTCAAGCCGCTACCCGAAAGACGCGACTGATGCTTGGCACACTTTGGCGAATATCCCCGGATTCCATCACCAGTGCTGACGCCAAAGCCAGGCTGGGCGAACAATTTCCGGCAATTCGGAAAATCCTCGAACTCCACAACGCCATGCAGTATGCAGGCGGTGTAGCTCCATCTGTTGACATTGATGACACTGCAGAAGCTTTGGAATCCGAATGGAAACAACTTCTGAATACCCTGGAACAATCATGATGCGCGTGATGAAAGATTTTGCAGAAACATTTGCATGGAAAAGCGCTCTCATTCTAGTGCTCATGGTGCTGGGTTCTCCCCTGCTGCATTCAATTCCAAACCCTGATTTCCCAGCCGATTTCCGCAGTGGAAATCAGGCTCTAGGGGAAGCGTCTGACCCGACTCGAGCCCTTGAGATTTACCTTGAGATCGAAGCCAGCCGCGGCCTTTCCACCAATCTTGCACTCAATATTGCCACCTGCCACTACCGTCTTCAAAACTGGGGACACTGTCGATTGTACCTTGAACGCGCCCTCCTGCTTGAAAATCACCCTGATGCCAAAAACAACCTTAGGGTTCTCTTGAATCGCCTGCAGCTCGACGAACCCACTCCTGGTCCCCTCAATACAATTGCAGCACGCTTATCTCCAGACCTGTGGTTTGGGATAGGAACCACCCTCATCCTGCTTCCTTTCGCAGCATTTCTGCTGGCACGTGTCCTTGTCGCACTGCGCTCTCAAGTGCAGAAGACTCCCAACCCTGCTTTTCTCACCCTTGCATTCCTGATGCTCTCAGGCGGAATCATCTGCCTCCTGTTTGCTGTCAGGTCTGGTAAACTCCTCGACAGCGGTATCGTTGTTGCTGAAGAAGCCTATCTGCGGCAGTCCCCTTTTGAAAAGTCCGAAGCCATTGCAACCGTAAGGGAAGCCAGAAAGCTGCAAATCCTGGACACTCATGAGCATCATTTCCTGACAATCGACCACGGTACTGGAATTCGTGGCTGGATCGCTGCGGAACACTTCACCCCCATCCTTCCCTGAATGATTGCGCTCTACAACTGAGCGATTCCAATTTTCCAGGTTGGTAAACCGCTGTTGATTTTTGAAAATCACCCATTGCAAACACCGCGT
This window harbors:
- a CDS encoding 2-enoyl thioester reductase domain-containing protein, with the translated sequence MPERIVYAEHGKPSEVLKHESFDLPELREGEVMIELCFANINPSDMGMIGGSYGTLPELPAIPGREGVGRISSVHASVKHVKPGDLVRIPAASGAWQSHIVADASELWVLPEGIDAQQAAMLFVNPPTALMLLEQFVDLQPGDWIIQNAANSQVGLWVIQLAKARGLHTLNVVRREGLEEELKNLGADHVIVDGPDYPKSIRALTGGAKPRLALNSVGGESVIQMIKTLADGGVCVTFGGMVGDPVRFPTRFLIFNDIQLRGFWMDKWMRTHQEQEIRALYERVFDAVLHSGITTPVEAVYSLCDVQSALLAFQKPRLGKILLQP
- a CDS encoding MoxR family ATPase: METASKSIQEINELVQKSSLWVTPLKNEMKRVIVGQDRLVERLIIGLLANGHILLEGVPGLAKTLALKTLATAIRTDFKRIQFTPDMLPADIIGTEIYNPKDVQFIIKHGPVFTNFVLADEINRAPAKVQSALLEAMQERQVTIGENSFKLPDPFLVMATQNPIEQEGTYPLPEAQVDRFMLKVTVSHPSPSEERLILDRMGTSDAKTDVNVVMSGDDIVASRKVVNEIFMDDKVKDYIVAIIHATRDPAHYGLKIKDLILNGASPRGTISMTLASRAAAFLNGRGFVTPEDVKTVAMDVLRHRISISYEAEAEGISSENLVTQILDTIPVP
- a CDS encoding DUF58 domain-containing protein, yielding MGSETINSAEKTREILQRVHQIELKTNRLVNDTLAGQYHSAFKGQGMNFDEVREYQAGDEVKNIDWNVTARTGRPFVKQFVEERELTIMLMIDVSASGTFGSSEQSKRDLAAELGSMFAFSAIRNRDKVGLILFSDHIEHYLPPRKGNNHVLRVIRDILFFQPKGRGTDIGAALDHANRMLHRNAVMVLISDFMVNPPYREKLDRLMRKMDITNRKHDLIAIAISDPVEREIPPCGYLALQDIETGEQVFLNTRDRKVLDHYARLNRERFEHLDTQLKKKRIDRLHITTGQPYLKEIYKFFKIRTQRRS
- a CDS encoding DUF4381 family protein, encoding MLRHHINTSQPRPSLRLLLLLCAWSLLSTVAQAQVILPPDPDAHQVPATPVNPGSRPTLPAMSQPWNPGTLGNPTSAPLSDLLGEATLVPPKEILRLPPLWPYYLGVSLVGLFLLAALVFWLIRRNRRPRPIPVIPSDVRALNALESLRELIRESRAREFSYQASEIIRGYIEDRFDLSARNRTTREFLSQGLNEARGISQQHHESLQQFLQYCDLAKFARQLLTPEQMEAMFQSAAGFIRDTRPSIMAAPDATPSSERRKEVHASS
- a CDS encoding VWA domain-containing protein, with translation MIRLLHPEWLWLLALLPLLAFFVGRQASTSALLFPSTDIAAAVGRRSHHNPFRWLTRLRFLALALLVIALARPQLGRTQSEISASGVDIVLALDLSTSMNALDFRLKGREVRRIDAVKSAVEQFVRDRTDDRLALLAFAAKPYLLSPLTLDHEFILDRLYSVDTGVIEDGTAIGTALARSVRLMADRDVKSRVVILLTDGENNRGRINPLQAAEIAQTLNTRVYTIGAGSRGLARVMVKDSLGRDVVVRQQVQIDEDTLKKIADMTGGSYFRATDLDELQSVYQTIDSLEKTTRTLQGFSVEKELFPYFLFAALFLILLEILLSQTRLIKLP
- a CDS encoding VWA domain-containing protein encodes the protein MSVMNLQFQHPWWLLATLPVAVAVFLIFRWGNLRRRASLDILLHRGLHQRFTQQVSVRMRRLKQGILLISVVLIVFALARPQLGYNWEESPLETTDLLIALDTSRSMLAPDLKPNRLARAKLEIETFVRQLTGVRIGLIPFAGDAFLWCPLTYDTETFLDTLRNVDVGIIPTGGTNLLSAVDTAERSFLGEAGGTKIMVLITDGENLQGQIDERLPAFSRKRWVIHTIGIGTEEGELIPIQREDGSTSFVTDAEGNVVKSKLDSHTLSTIAQQTGGTYHALGQGGQGLYDLFNNVLREQLEAKEESRLRKIPIERYAWVVALLLALLTTELLLRDRRNKFRRQSNTMLLLLSLMMLTPAFEPHSLSASPARDAQKAYSRGDFVTAEQLYQEAVQNDPGRLKMQYNLGVSALRNENFSVAKQAFDNALQSSDLDLQQSAYYNRANTLYQLGRAELDTKPQHTVEHWEKAVQDYERALALNSEDFDAQANKSEVERLLEQLKELLKQQNPPQDSDGSENSENSDENQNSESDSSDSSQDQQSGENSGESSPSDSSDSGESSANESSGDQQDSSESQPSQSPQDPSEPEDSASQSEPDQQDSAGQEPDANTGESQGDTPQGAESAPSESEPQPSPSASQASPSGGDEQENPRETEALRLLESLKNEDGDAPQLLFRMQNPEAEEESPEMDW
- a CDS encoding BatD family protein — its product is MTAPLLAAAFTCLLTTTLMANASVQAVLSADTIPVGGYTQLTLQVNGSNRADVDLPNVDGIILRNSGTSQSTSIVNGQVTRSATIRITVLGERQGTFTIPPIPVTVNDEVIETRPLTLRVDDNLAQSNPNARASQQNPSDSLTAEDIRRIARVEIEVPSHTVYIGQSVPLQVELWVNTAHRFDNLAAPSVRTEAILMESLGQDFQRTIEYEGNERFEVYRWSSEFSPIEPGNLSLQFATEVSLLVRARRATSAFDSIFDSDFFSPSHRRIPLLIQSQPLEMEVRKLPSGAPHSFTGAIGNFTLKSTASPLEVEQGDPITLDIVISGEGNFDRVNHSGLQNPKGFRTYQPEEQWEPDSTNPRRGRKNFKQAIIPSDPGITEIPPVSFSYFNPERAEYETLQTEPITISVSGTAQSATESPRERQQAGSGLIRIESDGWIPLQLELDPAAASLRPISMNKAVWLLPIGGPVVLLALCWVLPFWIQNQRQSRENRFNELKRTLRSIDKSLATAKQDQQAGVYVQAATRKTRLMLGTLWRISPDSITSADAKARLGEQFPAIRKILELHNAMQYAGGVAPSVDIDDTAEALESEWKQLLNTLEQS
- a CDS encoding SH3 domain-containing protein, with translation METTSEYPGTIMMRVMKDFAETFAWKSALILVLMVLGSPLLHSIPNPDFPADFRSGNQALGEASDPTRALEIYLEIEASRGLSTNLALNIATCHYRLQNWGHCRLYLERALLLENHPDAKNNLRVLLNRLQLDEPTPGPLNTIAARLSPDLWFGIGTTLILLPFAAFLLARVLVALRSQVQKTPNPAFLTLAFLMLSGGIICLLFAVRSGKLLDSGIVVAEEAYLRQSPFEKSEAIATVREARKLQILDTHEHHFLTIDHGTGIRGWIAAEHFTPILP